The Flammeovirga agarivorans DNA window ACAGTATTAATGAGGTTAATAAATTATTTATTAGTACCTCTTCATACTAAGGTTTTTGATCCTGATGCGTTTGGAATCGTTTCTATTTTTTATTCTTTTGCGGTTTTCTTCAATGTGATATACACATATGGTATGGAGACAACGTACTTCTGGTTTGCATCAAAAGAAGGTAGTGATAAAGAAGAAGTTTTTTCTAAAATACTTTCTTCATTGAGCATTACATCAGTAGTGTTCTCCAGTATACTTTGGTTGTTTTCTGGGCAAATTTCAACACTCTTAGGCTTTGAAAACAGTGATATATATGTGAAGTTTTTTGCCTTACTATATGCGATTGATACTCTATTAGTAGTTCCTTTTGCAAGTCTTAGAATCGATGGTCAAGCGAAAAGATTTGCTGTATTAAAAATTATAGAAGTAGTATTAACCGTTGGTTTAAATTATTTCTTCTTAGTTACCTGTGTAAGTATCGTTGAAACTAATTCAGATAGTTTTATTACTGAGTTTGTGTCAAAAATTTATGATCCTTCATTAGGATTGGGTTATGCATTCCTTGCAAATTTGATCTCTAAAGCAATTATCATGATCTTATTCATGGATAAGTTTATTAAACTCAAGTTTTCATGGTCTTGGAAATCAATGAAACCATTTTATTCTTATGGTTTTCCTTTAGTTTTTGCAGGAGTTGCTTTTGCCATTAATGAAGTTTCTGATAGGCTATTAATTCCATTACTATTACCTGAAGGGTTTTATAGTTTCGGTGATGCGGATTATGCTGTTGGTGTATATGCTGCTTGTTATAAACTATCAATATTTGTAACGTTTACAGTTACTGCGTATAAATATTCTGCAGAACCTTTTTTCTTTAATCAAGCAGGTTCGAAAGACTCTCCAAAAGTTTTTGCAAGAATCATGTATTATTTCGTAATAGTACTAATGGTAATGGTAGTTGCAGTTTCTGCAAATTTGGAAGTTATTGCCCCAATTCTAATTCGTCGCGAGGAATATTTAGTAGGATTACCTGTTGTTCCCATTTTACTAATGGCAAACTTATTCCTTGGTATGTATTATAACTTGTCAGTTTGGTTTAAAGTAACTGATAATACAAAGTATGGTGCATTGATAAGCGCAATTGGAGCACTTTTTACAATTTCATTAAATGCTCTTTTAGTTCCATATTTCGGTTTTTATGGTAGTGCTATTGCAACTTTTGTCTGCTATTTGAGTATGATGATATTAGCATATGTGCTTGGTCAAAAATATTATCCTATTCCATATAATGTAAAAATGATATCATTTTATTTGATTATGGGAGGATGCTTTTTAGTTTTGCTTTCCCAACTTTCTATAAATGGATTTTGGGAGTCGATATTTATTCATAATGCTATCTTTGCATTATTCTTGCTGATTGTATTTTTTATGGAAAGGCAGTTCATTGTGTCTACCTTACAAATTGTGCAGAAGAAAATACTAAAAAAATAAAATGAAGATAAAAGTAATTAATAAAGGCCACCATGCTTTACCTGAGTATCAAACTGAGCTGTCAGCAGGTCTTGATTTAAGAGCAGTATTATCAGAATCTAAGGTATTAGCTCCTTTAGAAAGAGTTTTAGTACCAACAGGTCTTTACATTGAACTTCCTCAAGGCTATGAAGCACAAGTTCGACCAAGAAGTGGTCTGGCTTTTAAACATGGTTTAAGTGTGCTAAATGCTCCAGGTACAATAGATGCAGATTACAGAGGAGAAATTGGTGTTTTATTGGTTAATCTTTCAAATGAGCAATTTGAGGTGAAAGACGGTGAAAGAGTCGCTCAACTTGTTATTGCAAAACATGAAACTGTTGAGTGGGAACCTGTAGAAACACTCTCTGATACTGAGCGTGGTGCAGGAGGATACGGAAGTACTGGAAAAAAATAACTTTTTAAATAAAATATAATATGAAAATTATTGTCCCAATGGCTGGTCGTGGTTCCCGTTTAAGACCACATACTTTAACTACCCCAAAACCATTAGTAAAAATTGCAGGTAAGCCAATCGTTCATCGTTTAGTTGAGGATTTAGCTGCAATGTCTGATGAAAAGTTAGAAGAAATTGCTTTTGTTATTGGTGATTTCGGAGAAATAGTTGAAAAAGAGTTAGTTGAAATTGCTGAGTCATTAGGCGCTAAAGGGACAATTTATTACCAAGATGAGCCATTAGGAACTGCTCACGCCATCTTATGTGCGGGTGATAGTATGGACGGTAATATTATTGTAGCTTTTGCTGATACTTTATTTAAAGCAGATTTTGCGATTGATAAATTTGAAGATGGTATTATCTATACACAGAAAGTTGAAGATCCTTCAGCATTTGGTGTAGTGAAACTAGATAATGACGGAATCATTACTGATTTTGTTGAGAAGCCTTCAGAATTTGTATCTGATCAAGCAATCATTGGTATTTATTACTTCAAAGAAGGAGAGAAGTTAAGAGACGAACTTCAATACTTAGTAGATAATAATATCATGAACGATGGCGAATATCAATTAACTGGAGCTTTAGAAAATCTTAAAGCAAAAGGTGCAAGATTGAAGCCCGGTACTGTAGATGAATGGTTAGACTGTGGTAATAAAGATGCCATCGTTAATACTAACCAAAGATATTTAACGTACATTCAAGATCAAGAATTAGTACATGAGTCTGCTGTTTTAGATAATGTTGTTTTGATTAGCCCAGTATACGTTGGTGAAAATACAGTGATTAAAAATGCTGTAGTTGGACCATATGTATCAGTAGGTAAAAATACTAATATTGAAAATTCTGTTGTTCAAAATTCAATTGTTCAAGAAGATACCGACATCAGAAAAGTAAATATTGAAAACTCAGTAGTAGGTAACCATGTTGTATATACAGGTAGATCGAAAGATTTAAGTATTGGTGACTTTACTTCAGTTAGGGAATAACTAAAAAAATCTTTATTTATAGATGAAAACAGCGAAATATTTATATTTCGCTGTTTTTTTCATTTATGTTTTTTGTAGATTTATATATAGTAAAATACATAGATTGACTTTGTGAGGGTAAAACATACTTATGAACAAAAACTCTTTTAGAATATATACCATATTATTAGCCCTTTTTATAGGTTTTGCGGCTACGGACACTGCTTTTGCACAACGTAAAAAGAAGAAAAAGTCTAAGAAAAAGAAAGAAACCCCAGTAGTATCTATTGAAGAACCCTCTAAAAAAGATCTAAGAAAAGCAGAAGAGTTGTTTATATATGCTGTTAATGAATATCTTCTAGAAGAATATGATCAAGCATTAGAATTACTATTGAAATGTAATGACTTAAATCCCAAAGATGATGGAATTAAATACCAAACAGCTTTAGCTTATTCTAAAATTGAAAATTACCAACGATCATTACAATTTTCTAAAAGAGCTTTAGAACTTGATCCGGAAAACAAATACTATTACAAATTAGTAGCTCAGAACTATGAAGTTCTAAACCTGCTAAAAGATGCTTTAATGGTTTTAGAGAAACAGATTGAAGAGACTGGTGACGATGAAGAGGCTTATTTCCAAATTGCCATGCTTTACCTACAAATGGGGGCACCACGCAACGCTATCGAATATTTTGATATAGGTGAAGAAAAGTATGGTATTAATGATGTTATTGTTCGTCAAAAACAAAGAATTTACATTCGATTAGGAGACTTGGAAGCTGCTTTAAAGGAAGGACAAAAATTAATCAATGCTTATCCAGATGAATTGACATTTAAGTATTCTCAGGTACGACTACTTTTAGGAAATAATCGTACTGATGAGGCATTAGAAATGTTAGAGCCTATTCTAAAGAATAATCCCAATGAAGGAGAAGGTCATTTTTTAATGGCTAATATATATAGAAATCAAGGTGAGTCAGAAAACTATTACGAAGAGTTGAAAAAAGCATTTGGATGTAGTGATCAACTTACTGATGAAAGTTTTAATATCCTAGCAGGGTATTTACAGTTCTCATACAACGAAAAGAAAAGGTTTGAAGCAGAAGAATTAATCAATATCGCCATGGGGGCGCACCCTAATGATGACAGGTTAATGGCTTTAAATGCTGATTTTTTAATTAGTCAGAAAAAATATGATTTAGCAAGAACTTATTACTTAAAATCATTAGAAAAAAATGCTAATAATTTTAAGTTGTGGAAGCAAGTAATATCTATAGATTGGGAGTTACAACAAGTGGATTCTGTTGATAAACATGCAGATATGGCTATAGAATATTTTCCAAACCAAGCATTATTATATCTTTATTCAGGATCTGCAAAATTGCAGAAGAAAGATTATGATGAGGCAGAAGTGATATTTACTCAAGGCTTACAGTTAGTAGTTGACCCTTCAATGAAAATTGATTTTAATTCTCAGTTAGGTGATACTTACTATCAAATGGATGATTATGCTAAAGCTTTCACTAAATATGATGAAGTATTAAAAGTTGACCCTTTAAATATTTATGTCTTAAATAATTATGCTTATTACTTATCCTTGAGAAAAGAGAATTTAGAGAAGGCGGAGGAAATGTCTTATCAAACGATAGTTGCAGAACCCGAAAATGATACTTACCTAGATACTTATGGATGGGTTTTATTTGTAAAAGGTGATTACAAAAAGGCTGAAGAATATCTCAAAAAGGCTGCTGATATATCACAAGCATCAACTGTAATTGAACATTATGGAGATGTTTTGATTAAGCTTGGTAAAACCGAGGAGGCATTAGAACAATGGGAAAAGGCTAAGAAATTAGGTGGAGAAGTTTCAGATCAATTAGATCAGAAAATCAACCAAAAAAAATATATTGAATGAAGAAATAGGAAGCCTAAACGCTTCCTATTTTTTCTTTCTCAGATAAGTACTTTAATACCTTTAAAGTCGGAGTATAGTTAGAACAACCTTCTAATGACTTTTGGAAATATCGTTTTGCTAATTCAATATTATTCACTTGCAAATATGCAATAGCAAGATTATAATGTAAAGCCGGAAAATAGGGAAATCTCATTTGCATCTTTGTATATAAATCTGCAGCTTCTTTTATTTCTCCACATCGGCTAGCAAAATTTGCTTCAGCTAATTCTGTAAAATCAGGGTGGTGGCCTTGATTTGCTTTATAGAATTCTATTAGAGTACCGGGTACTCCAATTAAAAACATAAGATTTTTCAAGATATTATTATGGAAGAATTCAATACCTAGATTATCGCCACCATAATATTTATTATAGTTCCAGTATAACTTCTTGTCAAAATAAAAATATTGATATTGTCTACGAATTCCTAAACGGTCCCAATAACCAGTCTCAGGACAAATGTCAAACTCTTCTCCATTACTCATGAGAAGGCCGTGTTTATCACTGATTGAATGACACTCATCGCAGTAATGATATTGACTTTCAAGATGTTTGTCCCAATTAATCTCGTTCTCACAATGACCACAAGTTCTAGTTTTTTGAGCAAATCTAGATTTAAAAACATTAAACGCTAGCTTAATATCTTTAATCATTGATGATTTAATGATAATACAGTTATTCTTCTGAATGTACCATTCTGAAGTTTGTCTACCTAGTAATGGATAATTATCAAAAGTGATAACAAGATAACCTCTATAGTAAGTTGTACGTAGAATATCATGAAAGGAAATTAACTCATTGCTTAAGGTTATTCCCTGTTCGTTGACATTTCCAAGTTTTGGAATTAAAAAATTACTTTTTTTCTTTTCATTATATGTTTTGAAAGAGAAAACAAAAGGAGTAATTTCAAACATAGAAAAAATTTATATCTTTAAATAAAACAATATAACTGTTCCAAAAAGTATTGGTTTCAGCCAAAGTTTTAATATTTTTGCATTACGAAAGATAAAAAATTTAATATTGAAATATATAACGTACACGTACGTTTTTAAGATAATTAATTTGACACTAGTAGAAAACCTGTCGCTTGTAGCGTCAGGCTTTTTTATTTATAAAGATTTATACTTAACTTGATTCTTAACATACGTAAACAAACAGATTGACCTAAAACGTGTTGATTGTTCTTTTTTCAAACATTTTGATTTAATGAAAAGCACTACAAAATTTTCTATTTGGTACTTTTTAAGTATTCTTGGTGGAATGCTATTTTTAGAAACCCTCTTTTTTTCCGGACCTAGTGTAAAAGAAATGTCCTATAATTCATTTAGAGATAGTCTTGAAGCAGGAAGAATTGAACATATAGTTATATCAGATGACAAAATATATGGTAAGGTTAAAAAGTCGTCAGATAGTTTAGCAATAGAAAAAGCAGCTGCAAAAGAAGAAGTGGTTGCTGATACATCCAAAACAGCGACAAAGAAAAATGAACTATGGAACCTAAACCCTGAAGGGAAGGCAGCTCCATGGAGAATTGATTACGAAAAGCGTAAAGAAGACCTAGCAAGACAGTTCTATGTGATCAAACTAGAGGATAAAGATCTAGTTAACGATCTACAAAAACATGGCATTGATTATAAAGGAGTAATAGAAAATGATTGGTTAGGTAACTTCTTTTCTAATTGGTTACTTCCTTTCGGCCTTTTGTTTTTAATCTGGGGTTTCGTATTCCGTAGAATGTCGAAAGGCGGCGGAATGGGAGGAGGTGGAAACAACTACCTCAATGTTGGTAAAAGTAAGGCTAAGATTTATGCATCTGATGCAGAACACTTGCACAATTTCAATGATGTTGCAGGTTGTGATGAAGCCAAACAAGAGCTTACAGAAGTAGTAGATTTCTTAAAGAATTCTGAAAAATATACGGACTTGGGAGCTAAAATTCCAAAAGGAATTTTATTAGTAGGCCCTCCAGGTACAGGTAAAACTTTACTAGCTAAAGCAGTTGCTGGTGAAGCAGGTGTACAATTTTATGCTTTATCAGGTTCCGACTTTGTAGAAATGTTTGTTGGTGTTGGTGCAGCAAGGGTTAGAGACTTATTTACTCAAGCAAAACAAAAGTCTCCTTGTATCATATTTATCGATGAATTAGATGCCATTGGTAAAAGCCGATCATCTAATGGAATGTCGGGTAATGACGAAAGAGAAAATACTTTAAACCAATTATTGGTAGAAATGGATGGTTTTGCAGCTGACCAAACTGTAATCGTATTGGGAGCAACGAACAGACCTGAAATTTTAGATAAAGCGTTATTGCGTCCAGGTCGTTTTGATAGACAGGTACAAGTGGATAGACCAGATTTAAATGGTCGATTAATGATCCTTAAAGTACATTCTGGAAAAATTAAATTAGGTAGTGATGTCAACTTAGAAGAGATAGCCGCTCAAACAGCAGGTTTTGTTGGGGCCGACCTAGCAAACTTATGTAACGAAGCGGCACTGCTAGCAGCAAGAGAAGGTAAATCTGAAGTACATCATCAAAACTTCTTTGATGCATTCGAAAGAGTTGTTGCCGGTTTAGAAAAGAAAAATGCGGTAATCAATGATAATGAGAAAAGAACAGTAGCTTACCATGAGGCCGGCCATGCAATAGTTGGTCACTTTACTAAAGGAGCTGATCCTGTAAGAAAGGTATCAATAGTTCCAAGAGGTTCGGGTGCATTAGGATATGTACTTCAAGCTCCAACTGAAGATAGGTTTTTGATGAGTAAAGGTGAACTATTAGGAAAAATTAAAGGCCTTTTAGGTGGAAGAGCTGCAGAAGAAATTAAATTTGGGGCGATTTCAACAGGAGCATCTAATGATCTAGAAAAAGTTGCAGGAATTGTCAACTCAATGCTTACAGTATATGGTATGAGTGATAACTTCCCAAATTTATCTCTTCAGAAAGAAGGTCAGAACAATTTCTTAGGTAATGGTGGTCAATCAATGAGAAGATCAGAAGATCTTGAAAAACAAATCGATAAGGAATCTCTTGAGATCATTGCGAAATGCTATGAAGAAACAAAAGATTTCTTAAGAGAAAGAATTGATGATCTTGAGAAACTAGCACAGATCCTATTAGAAAAAGAGATCTTAGATGAAAAAGATGTTGTTGATATTCTTGGACCAAGAAATGTTTAATCAATGATTAGAAAGGAAAGTAAAATTGATGAGTTTATCCGTAGAGAAGCTAAAGCTGTTAAGGAACTTATAAAGTCTGGTAGTATAAATAATGAGTTAATTTCATTTGATATTTTTATTGAAAATTTAATCGATGATTATCAGATAGATGACTCTCAATTAGAGTACTTAAAGGAGAAATCAAGGGAGAGACTAAACTTGTTGAATGTAAAAATTCAAGGTTTATAATTCCCTTTTGTCAAGATTTTTTTTCATATTGTAAGGACTGTAGTAACACTACAGTCCTTTTTTACTAACTATCACATACACCAATTCAAACGATAAACACATGTATTTTGTAAAAGACCAAGGGTATGAGAAGTATACTTCTGAAGACCTGACCGTATGGAGTACGCTCTTTAAAAGGCAGATGAAAATGCTACCCAACTTAGCAGAAAAGGAATTTTTCAAAGGAATTGAAGTAATTGGTTTTACAGAAGACCAAATTCCAAACTTTGATGATCTTGATAAAAGTCTGCTAAAAGTTACCGGATGGAGTATCTCTCCAGTAACAGGACTAATCCCCAATAAAGAATTTTTTGAGCTTCTAAAAGCAAAAAAATTCCCATCATCTTCATGGTTTCGAAAACTAAGTGAATTAGATTATTTGGAGGAGCCAGATATGTTTCATGATATATATGGTCATGTTCCATTATTAGCCAATCAAGATTTTTGTAAGTTCTTGGAAGATATGAGTATCATTGCTCTGAAATATATTGACAATGAACATATCATTGAATTGATTTCTAGACTTTACTGGTATACTGTAGAATTTGGTTTGATTAATACTAAGGAAGGCTTAAGAATTTATGGAGCTGGAATTTTATCCTCCAAGGGAGAATCGGATTATAGTTTACATAGTGATATTCCGAAAAGGGTAGACTTTAATGTCTTGGAAATATTAAAGACACCATATATCAAGGACAAGTTTCAAGAGAAGTATTGGGTAATACAATCGTACAAAGATTTACATAACTCACTATCAGAACTTGATGAACTTTTAGAGAAAATAAATAACAATGAACTAGTTATTCAGTAAAAAATCCAAATGTTTTTGAGGGGTAGACATGAAAATGAATCTATCCCTTTCTTTATATTTCTCTTCAAATATAATCGTTGCTCTTTGTGAAGTTTTTAATTTTTTGATGTGGCAATCTAAAATCTTTGAGATTCTACTAGAAGGGTCAGAAAGTATTGGAAAAGAATATTTATTTTTTTTGAGAAACTTACCTAAATGAGATTCAGGTTGTGAGACAATAACAATTGGAGAGGTTTTATTTGATTTGAGCTCTTCAAAATGTTTAGCTAGCAGATCTAAATGAGAAATGTCGCGTAAAGAACTTACGGAATTAAGTAATATCAAAGAGAAAGACTCTTCTTTAAGTAAAGATAGCTTATAAAGAATCCCGTCTTTATCTCTTAATTCTATATTTGAAAGAGGATTATTCATTAAGATTAAACCAATTATAAAAGGCCGTTCATAAAAGAACAGCCTTTTCTATGTATATCTAATTAAAAGACTATTTAAGGATATTGTGACCCATTTTGTCTCTTTTTGTCTCTAAGTACTTTTGGTTGAATTTATTCGGAGTGATTTCAATAGCTACATTGTCAACTATTTCAAGGCCATAACCGATTAAACCAGCTCTTTTCTTAGGGTTATTAGAAATTAATTTCATTTTAGAAACACCTAATTTTCTGAGAATTTGAGCACCAACACCGTAGTCTCTTTGGTCAGATTTGAAACCAAGAGCTTTGTTTGCTTCAACGGTATCCATACCTTCTTCTTGAAGCTTATAAGCTTTTAGTTTGTTAACTAAACCAATTCCTCTACCTTCTTGGTTCATATATAAAATAATACCTCTACCTTCTTTTTCGATCATGTCCATAGCTCCATGAAGTTGTGGTCCACAATCACAACGACACGATCCAAAAATATCACCAGTAACGCAAGAAGAGTGAACTCTAACCATTACAGGTTCATCACCAGAAATATCACCTTTTATTAAAGCTAAGTGTAGTTCTCCTGTAGTTGTATGTTTAAATGCTCTTAAGTCGAAGTGTCCTAACTCAGTTGGCATATCAACACCAATTACTTCTTCTACTAAAGAATCTTCTAATTTTAAACGATACTGAATTAAATCCTCGATTGAGATTAATTTCAGGTTGTGTTTCTTTGCTACTTTTACCAAGTCTGGAAGACGAGCCATGCTGCCATCATCATTCATGATTTCAACAAGTACGCCTGCAGGTTCTAAACCAGCTAAGCGAGCTAGATCAATTGTAGCCTCAGTGTGTCCAGTTCTTCTTAACACACCACCTCTTTTGGCTTTTAGTGGGAAAATGTGTCCTGGCTTACCTAGGATAGCTGGATCAACATTAGGATCAGCCAATGCTAATACAGTTTTAGCTCTATCACTAGCAGAAATACCAGTTGTACACCCATGACCAATCAAGTCAACTGAAACTGTAAAAGGTGTTTCGAAAGCAGCGGTATTTTTACCCACCATTAATTCAAGACCAAGCTCTTCACATCTGTCTTCTAAAAGAGAACAACAAATTAAGCCACGACCTTCTTTTGACATAAAGTTGATGATTTCAGGCGTAACTTTTTCTGCTGCACAGATAAAATCACCTTCATTTTCTCTATCCTCATCGTCGACTACAATAACAATCTCTCCATTTTTGATTGCTTCAATAGCATCTTCGATTGAGTCTAATTTAAATTTTTCTGCCATTTCTTATATGTGAGTAAGGATGTTTAATCCAATAAATTTTATATGTGTTATAACAAAGTTACGAGAAAAAGTGCGATATACATAAAAGAATGAATATTCACTATTTAATAAATGTAGTCAAAACAAGACTGCCAATTAAAATAAGTCCACCCATCATGTAAATAATTAATGCACTAGATTGGAGCCACTTATCATCTCTATCCTTGCTAAATTCATATAATCGAGTACCAAGAAAAATACAGATAGCACAACTAATAAATATCGTTGTCTTATGATTAAGAGTATCTCTTGGAATACTCGGATAATACTTGTAAATCAGGTCACCTAAACCTATACCAATTAAGGCTCCTAATCCCATAAATCTTTTTAACATATCACCGTTTTATTGATTTATCGAGTGCAAAGGTAAAATGAATGAGGAGACTTTTTAATAAATCCGTTAAAATTTCAATAAATTCAAGCTTAACAATTTTAAAATGGAGCCATTTAACGAAGAAAAACTGATCAATTACAGACTTCCAAAAGGAATTACAGGGTTTGTTGAATCAGAAAATAAAACAATAGATTTATCTCTTTGGGAAGAAACGGTAAAGTCGTTTTTCTCAATCAAAGCTAACATCCAATTTTCAGACAGATACTCTTATACGTATCAAATCATAGAATTTAATAATGAATTGTATTTACTGTTTAAGAATAAATACACTGATTTTTTTGCTATTGCTAAAGTAGATGATGAAAATGAAGAGTACCATAAAATTCCAAATCACTATTTTTTTGATGAATTTGAAATTATTGATTTTTTAGAGGCAATGGGCTTTATACATTATCCTACAGCATTGCTTGAACTTAAAGTTGATGGTGCTAATCCATTAATAACTAACTTACTAAAGGAATTAAGCGATTGTGAATTTGGACAGTTTTCTTATTTCGAACCCAAGATAATTGCGAACATTATCTTTAATGATTGGAAAAAATAAGTTTTAGTTGATGAAGATGTCTTATATTTAATTGTAAAAGACAAGCAGAAATTTTATTTTTGCGAGCTAAACTGAAATAGTAATAATACAAGAAAAGATATATAAAAATATATGTTTGATAATCTTAGTAATAGAATTGACCGTGCGATCAAGAATCTGAAAGGTGAGGGGTCAATTAGTGAAATCAACGTAGCGTCAACTGTTAAAGAAATTCGTAGAGCTCTTTTAGAGGCCGACGTAAACTTTAAAGTAGCAAAAGAAATTACGAATGAAATTCGTGAGCAGGCGTTAGGTCAGAATATCCTTATTGACGTTAAACCAGGTCAATTGTTTACTAAAATTGTAAGCGATAAGTTAACGGAGCTAATGGGTGGTACAATGACACCTTTCTCTCCACAAGGATCGCCTGCAACTGTTCTTATTTCTGGTCTGCAAGGTTCAGGTAAAACAACTTTTACTGGTAAGCTAGGTGCAAGACTTAAAAAGCAAGGACAACAAGTATTATTAGTAGCTGCAGACGTTTACCGTCCAGCCGCTATCGATCAGCTTGAAACTCTTGGTGAGCAAATAGGTGTAGATGTTTACACTGAGCGCGAAAACAAGAACCCTGTTTCTATCGCGGAAAATGCCATTAAATTTGCCAAAACAAATGGAAAATCAATAGTAGTAGTCGATACAGCGGGTCGTTTGGCTGTAGATGAAGAAATG harbors:
- a CDS encoding bifunctional 3,4-dihydroxy-2-butanone-4-phosphate synthase/GTP cyclohydrolase II — translated: MAEKFKLDSIEDAIEAIKNGEIVIVVDDEDRENEGDFICAAEKVTPEIINFMSKEGRGLICCSLLEDRCEELGLELMVGKNTAAFETPFTVSVDLIGHGCTTGISASDRAKTVLALADPNVDPAILGKPGHIFPLKAKRGGVLRRTGHTEATIDLARLAGLEPAGVLVEIMNDDGSMARLPDLVKVAKKHNLKLISIEDLIQYRLKLEDSLVEEVIGVDMPTELGHFDLRAFKHTTTGELHLALIKGDISGDEPVMVRVHSSCVTGDIFGSCRCDCGPQLHGAMDMIEKEGRGIILYMNQEGRGIGLVNKLKAYKLQEEGMDTVEANKALGFKSDQRDYGVGAQILRKLGVSKMKLISNNPKKRAGLIGYGLEIVDNVAIEITPNKFNQKYLETKRDKMGHNILK